From a single Xiphophorus maculatus strain JP 163 A chromosome 5, X_maculatus-5.0-male, whole genome shotgun sequence genomic region:
- the LOC102231552 gene encoding CD209 antigen-like protein E isoform X1 — translation MEPEEENLYVNLEDLDGSKQQRPEHAECEPGGKPEETASEGGTRTGTRTGSCFKVATLFLGLLSFLLLTSVVAVGFLYQRDFSQLSRELANQTAERSQVLLMQQNLTNQRDRLDARLKAAELDLDRTRSGSVFCPAGWRRFGCSCYLLSSSLSGWESSRAQCLLTGSDLVIINSQEEMEFLDQLGAQLKFWIGLKEASRGSGWKWTDGSSPGVTFWTRQTSWRRPIRTQSCAAFNSVSVRGGRSWSEEWCPQLLQWVCEKKASASGRLQ, via the exons ATGGagccagaagaagaaaacctttacGTCAACCTGGAGGACCTGGACGGATCCAAACAGCAGCGACCCGAACACGCCG AATGTGaaccag GAGGTAAACCGGAGGAAACCGCCTCTGAGGggggaaccagaaccggaaccagaaccgggtcgtGTTTTAAAGTGGCCACTCTTTTTCTGGGACTGCTGAGTTTCCTCCTGCTGACGTCGGTGGTGGCGGTCGGCTTCCTGT ACCAGAGAGATTTCAGCCAGCTGAGCAGAGAGCTGGCCAATCAGACGGCAGAGAGAAGCCAGGTGCTGCTAATGCAGCAGAACCTGACCAATCAGAGGGATCGGCTGGACGCCCGTCTGAAGGCAGCAGAACTCGATCTGGACCGGACGAGGAGCGGTTCTG TGTTTTGCCCTGCAGGATGGAGGCGGTTCGGCTGCAGTTGTTACCTTCTGTCTTCGTCGCTGAGCGGCTGGGAAAGCAGCAGAGCTCAGTGTTTACTGACCGGATCCGATCTGGTGATCATCAACAGCCAGGAGGAAATG GAGTTCCTGGATCAGCTCGGAGCCCAGCTGAAGTTTTGGATCGGGTTGAAGGAAGCGAGCCGAGGATCCGGATGGAAGTGGACCGATGGAAGTTCTCCAGGAGTCAC gttcTGGACCCGGCAGACATCTTGGCGCCGGCCCATCAGAACCCAGAGCTGTGCAGCTTTTAACAGTGTGTCTGTGAGAGGCGGCCGGTCGTGGAGCGAAGAGTGGTGCCCTCAGCTGCTGCAGTGGGTCTGTGAGAAGAAGGCGTCCGCTTCCGGACGTCTGCAATAG
- the LOC102231552 gene encoding uncharacterized protein LOC102231552 isoform X3, whose amino-acid sequence MEPEEENLYVNLEDLDGSKQQRPEHAECEPGGKPEETASEGGTRTGTRTGSCFKVATLFLGLLSFLLLTSVVAVGFLYQRDFSQLSRELANQTAERSQVLLMQQNLTNQRDRLDARLKAAELDLDRTRSGSGEGSVQTDQRLDSGLSRNVLPCRMEAVRLQLLPSVFVAERLGKQQSSVFTDRIRSGDHQQPGGNGVPGSARSPAEVLDRVEGSEPRIRMEVDRWKFSRSHVLDPADILAPAHQNPELCSF is encoded by the exons ATGGagccagaagaagaaaacctttacGTCAACCTGGAGGACCTGGACGGATCCAAACAGCAGCGACCCGAACACGCCG AATGTGaaccag GAGGTAAACCGGAGGAAACCGCCTCTGAGGggggaaccagaaccggaaccagaaccgggtcgtGTTTTAAAGTGGCCACTCTTTTTCTGGGACTGCTGAGTTTCCTCCTGCTGACGTCGGTGGTGGCGGTCGGCTTCCTGT ACCAGAGAGATTTCAGCCAGCTGAGCAGAGAGCTGGCCAATCAGACGGCAGAGAGAAGCCAGGTGCTGCTAATGCAGCAGAACCTGACCAATCAGAGGGATCGGCTGGACGCCCGTCTGAAGGCAGCAGAACTCGATCTGGACCGGACGAGGAGCGGTTCTGGTGAGGGTTCTGTTCAGACAGATCAGAGGCTGGATTCTGGACTCAGCAGGAA TGTTTTGCCCTGCAGGATGGAGGCGGTTCGGCTGCAGTTGTTACCTTCTGTCTTCGTCGCTGAGCGGCTGGGAAAGCAGCAGAGCTCAGTGTTTACTGACCGGATCCGATCTGGTGATCATCAACAGCCAGGAGGAAATG GAGTTCCTGGATCAGCTCGGAGCCCAGCTGAAGTTTTGGATCGGGTTGAAGGAAGCGAGCCGAGGATCCGGATGGAAGTGGACCGATGGAAGTTCTCCAGGAGTCAC gttcTGGACCCGGCAGACATCTTGGCGCCGGCCCATCAGAACCCAGAGCTGTGCAGCTTTTAA
- the LOC102231552 gene encoding CD209 antigen-like protein E isoform X2 yields MEPEEENLYVNLEDLDGSKQQRPEHAGGKPEETASEGGTRTGTRTGSCFKVATLFLGLLSFLLLTSVVAVGFLYQRDFSQLSRELANQTAERSQVLLMQQNLTNQRDRLDARLKAAELDLDRTRSGSVFCPAGWRRFGCSCYLLSSSLSGWESSRAQCLLTGSDLVIINSQEEMEFLDQLGAQLKFWIGLKEASRGSGWKWTDGSSPGVTFWTRQTSWRRPIRTQSCAAFNSVSVRGGRSWSEEWCPQLLQWVCEKKASASGRLQ; encoded by the exons ATGGagccagaagaagaaaacctttacGTCAACCTGGAGGACCTGGACGGATCCAAACAGCAGCGACCCGAACACGCCG GAGGTAAACCGGAGGAAACCGCCTCTGAGGggggaaccagaaccggaaccagaaccgggtcgtGTTTTAAAGTGGCCACTCTTTTTCTGGGACTGCTGAGTTTCCTCCTGCTGACGTCGGTGGTGGCGGTCGGCTTCCTGT ACCAGAGAGATTTCAGCCAGCTGAGCAGAGAGCTGGCCAATCAGACGGCAGAGAGAAGCCAGGTGCTGCTAATGCAGCAGAACCTGACCAATCAGAGGGATCGGCTGGACGCCCGTCTGAAGGCAGCAGAACTCGATCTGGACCGGACGAGGAGCGGTTCTG TGTTTTGCCCTGCAGGATGGAGGCGGTTCGGCTGCAGTTGTTACCTTCTGTCTTCGTCGCTGAGCGGCTGGGAAAGCAGCAGAGCTCAGTGTTTACTGACCGGATCCGATCTGGTGATCATCAACAGCCAGGAGGAAATG GAGTTCCTGGATCAGCTCGGAGCCCAGCTGAAGTTTTGGATCGGGTTGAAGGAAGCGAGCCGAGGATCCGGATGGAAGTGGACCGATGGAAGTTCTCCAGGAGTCAC gttcTGGACCCGGCAGACATCTTGGCGCCGGCCCATCAGAACCCAGAGCTGTGCAGCTTTTAACAGTGTGTCTGTGAGAGGCGGCCGGTCGTGGAGCGAAGAGTGGTGCCCTCAGCTGCTGCAGTGGGTCTGTGAGAAGAAGGCGTCCGCTTCCGGACGTCTGCAATAG
- the LOC111608736 gene encoding SLAM family member 7-like, protein METLLTAFLLILGFSAAEVKENLTAIVGGTITLPGAVTEKGFIKYESITIALVFKGELDIDVNIYKNKLQWNRSSGLFTITNLQKNDSGIYTVQKGEFSSSYKLQVYDPAPTPAVTPITVTSDPCLLICSVDKPATLLWIRDKEIQNQSRSALSLPVTVHKEDRNSSYRCVAANPAENKTVDVNVTTSCWLSKTEDSDSKRNYWIAGGLCIGFIVLIGFGFLLIQKKFLGQKSSGSQTQGRYLIIYSLRFIY, encoded by the exons ATGGAGACGCTGCTCACTGCTTTCCTCC TGATTCTGGgattttctgctgctgaagtGAAGGAGAATCTGACAGCAATCGTTGGAGGAACCATCACTCTACCTGGTGCTGTCACTGAGAAaggatttattaaatatgagaGTATAACCATTGCTTTAGTGTTTAAAGGTGAACTTGATATTGATGTGAACATTTACAAGAACAAACTTCAGTGGAACCGAAGCTCTGGACTCTTTACGATCACAAACCTGCAGAAGAACGACTCAGGAATCTATACAGTTCAAAAAGGCGAATTTTCTTCTTCATATAAGCTTCAAGTTTATG ATCCAGCACCGACTCCTGCAGTAACACCAATtactgtgacctctgacccctgccTGTTGATCTGCTCTGTGGACAAACCAGCGACTCTACTGTGGATCAGAGACAAAGAAATACAGAACCAGAGCCGCTCTGCTCTGTCTTTACCTGTTACTGTCCATAAGGAGGATAGAAACTCATCATATAGATGTGTAGCAGCCAATCCTGCAGAGAACAAGACTGTTGATGTTAATGTGACCACTTCCTGTTGGCTCAGCAAAACAGAAGATTCTGATTCCAAAAGAAATT ATTGGATTGCAGGTGGTCTCTGCATTGGGTTTATTGTATTGATTGGTTTTGGATTCCTGCTGATCCAGAAGAAGTTTCTGGGCCAAAAATCATCAGGCAGTCAAACACAAGGCAGGTATTTGATCATTTACTCTCTGAGATTCATTTATTAA
- the slamf7 gene encoding SLAM family member 7 isoform X2 — translation METQITFICLFLVILGFSAGQEVKENLTGIVGGTITLPGAVTEKGFLLYERTIIVSVFNGEFDIYVNIYKNKLQWNRSSGLFTISNLQKNDSGIYTVQKGEFSSSYKLQVYDPAPTPAVTPVTVTSDPCLLICSVDKPATLLWIRDKEIQNQSRSALSLPVTVHKEDRNSSYRCVAANPAENKTVDVNVTTSCWLSKTEDSDSKRNYWIAGGLCIGFIVLIGFGFLLIQKKFLGQKSSGSQTQGSVREEEVQYTPIHFKDKRQNQGENIPEPSGSSDNNLTTVYAKLEPPTTDQNLLTANS, via the exons TGATTCTGGGATTTTCTGCTGGTCAGGAAGTGAAGGAGAATCTGACAGGAATCGTTGGAGGAACCATCACTCTACCTGGTGCTGTCACTGAGAAAGGATTTCTTTTATATGAAAGAACAATCATTGTTTCAGTGTTTAATGGTGAATTTGATATTTATGTGAACATTTACAAGAACAAACTTCAGTGGAACCGAAGCTCTGGACTCTTTACGATCTCAAACCTGCAGAAGAACGACTCAGGAATCTATACAGTTCAAAAAGGCGAATTTTCTTCTTCATATAAGCTTCAAGTTTATG ATCCAGCACCGACTCCTGCAGTAACACCAGTtactgtgacctctgacccctgccTGTTGATCTGCTCTGTGGACAAACCAGCGACTCTGCTGTGGATCAGAGACAAAGAAATACAGAACCAGAGCCGCTCTGCTCTGTCTTTACCTGTTACTGTCCATAAGGAGGATAGAAACTCATCATATAGATGTGTAGCAGCCAATCCTGCAGAGAACAAGACTGTTGATGTTAATGTGACCACTTCCTGTTGGCTCAGCAAAACAGAAGATTCTGATTCCAAAAGAAATT ATTGGATTGCAGGTGGTCTCTGCATTGGGTTTATTGTATTGATTGGTTTTGGATTCCTGCTGATCCAGAAGAAGTTTCTGGGCCAAAAATCATCAGGCAGTCAAACACAAG GTTCAGTAAGAGAAGAGGAAGTCCAGTATACGCCAATTCATTTTAAGgataaaagacaaaatcag GGAGAAAATATTCCAGAACCATCAGGAAGCAGCGACAACAATCTGACAACAGTTTATGCTAAACTGGAGCCTCCAACCACAGACCAGAACctgctaacagctaacagctag
- the slamf7 gene encoding SLAM family member 7 isoform X1 — METQITFICLFLVILGFSAGQEVKENLTGIVGGTITLPGAVTEKGFLLYERTIIVSVFNGEFDIYVNIYKNKLQWNRSSGLFTISNLQKNDSGIYTVQKGEFSSSYKLQVYDPAPTPAVTPVTVTSDPCLLICSVDKPATLLWIRDKEIQNQSRSALSLPVTVHKEDRNSSYRCVAANPAENKTVDVNVTTSCWLSKTEDSDSKRNYWIAGGLCIGFIVLIGFGFLLIQKKFLGQKSSGSQTQAGSVREEEVQYTPIHFKDKRQNQGENIPEPSGSSDNNLTTVYAKLEPPTTDQNLLTANS, encoded by the exons TGATTCTGGGATTTTCTGCTGGTCAGGAAGTGAAGGAGAATCTGACAGGAATCGTTGGAGGAACCATCACTCTACCTGGTGCTGTCACTGAGAAAGGATTTCTTTTATATGAAAGAACAATCATTGTTTCAGTGTTTAATGGTGAATTTGATATTTATGTGAACATTTACAAGAACAAACTTCAGTGGAACCGAAGCTCTGGACTCTTTACGATCTCAAACCTGCAGAAGAACGACTCAGGAATCTATACAGTTCAAAAAGGCGAATTTTCTTCTTCATATAAGCTTCAAGTTTATG ATCCAGCACCGACTCCTGCAGTAACACCAGTtactgtgacctctgacccctgccTGTTGATCTGCTCTGTGGACAAACCAGCGACTCTGCTGTGGATCAGAGACAAAGAAATACAGAACCAGAGCCGCTCTGCTCTGTCTTTACCTGTTACTGTCCATAAGGAGGATAGAAACTCATCATATAGATGTGTAGCAGCCAATCCTGCAGAGAACAAGACTGTTGATGTTAATGTGACCACTTCCTGTTGGCTCAGCAAAACAGAAGATTCTGATTCCAAAAGAAATT ATTGGATTGCAGGTGGTCTCTGCATTGGGTTTATTGTATTGATTGGTTTTGGATTCCTGCTGATCCAGAAGAAGTTTCTGGGCCAAAAATCATCAGGCAGTCAAACACAAG CAGGTTCAGTAAGAGAAGAGGAAGTCCAGTATACGCCAATTCATTTTAAGgataaaagacaaaatcag GGAGAAAATATTCCAGAACCATCAGGAAGCAGCGACAACAATCTGACAACAGTTTATGCTAAACTGGAGCCTCCAACCACAGACCAGAACctgctaacagctaacagctag
- the slamf7 gene encoding SLAM family member 7 isoform X3, which produces METQITFICLFLVILGFSAGQEVKENLTGIVGGTITLPGAVTEKGFLLYERTIIVSVFNGEFDIYVNIYKNKLQWNRSSGLFTISNLQKNDSGIYTVQKGEFSSSYKLQVYDPAPTPAVTPVTVTSDPCLLICSVDKPATLLWIRDKEIQNQSRSALSLPVTVHKEDRNSSYRCVAANPAENKTVDVNVTTSCWLSKTEDSDSKRNYWIAGGLCIGFIVLIGFGFLLIQKKFLGQKSSGSQTQGSRFSKRRGSPVYANSF; this is translated from the exons TGATTCTGGGATTTTCTGCTGGTCAGGAAGTGAAGGAGAATCTGACAGGAATCGTTGGAGGAACCATCACTCTACCTGGTGCTGTCACTGAGAAAGGATTTCTTTTATATGAAAGAACAATCATTGTTTCAGTGTTTAATGGTGAATTTGATATTTATGTGAACATTTACAAGAACAAACTTCAGTGGAACCGAAGCTCTGGACTCTTTACGATCTCAAACCTGCAGAAGAACGACTCAGGAATCTATACAGTTCAAAAAGGCGAATTTTCTTCTTCATATAAGCTTCAAGTTTATG ATCCAGCACCGACTCCTGCAGTAACACCAGTtactgtgacctctgacccctgccTGTTGATCTGCTCTGTGGACAAACCAGCGACTCTGCTGTGGATCAGAGACAAAGAAATACAGAACCAGAGCCGCTCTGCTCTGTCTTTACCTGTTACTGTCCATAAGGAGGATAGAAACTCATCATATAGATGTGTAGCAGCCAATCCTGCAGAGAACAAGACTGTTGATGTTAATGTGACCACTTCCTGTTGGCTCAGCAAAACAGAAGATTCTGATTCCAAAAGAAATT ATTGGATTGCAGGTGGTCTCTGCATTGGGTTTATTGTATTGATTGGTTTTGGATTCCTGCTGATCCAGAAGAAGTTTCTGGGCCAAAAATCATCAGGCAGTCAAACACAAGGCAG CAGGTTCAGTAAGAGAAGAGGAAGTCCAGTATACGCCAATTCATTTTAA